The nucleotide window GACGGCCCGTCCTCGCGGGACTGTCCGATCCGGACCGTCCCGCGGCCGAGCTGCCCCGGCGCCGCTGACGGGTCAGGCGTGGCCCGCCCCGAAGAGGTACCGGTTGGCGATGTCGATCACGAACCGGCCGCCGTACCCCGGGTAGCGGTCCACGATCGCCGCCTTGTACGCGTCGCCGTCGTCGCCCAGCAGCTCCTCCGCGTCGGCGAGGTACCGGCTCACCTCGCCGAACACCTCCGGCCCGGCCGGGGTGCCGTGCCCGACGAGGATCGTGTCGTACCCCGCTTCGCCCGCCAGGCGCTCGATCGCCTTCCGCCAGCCCGCGATGTCGTTGTTGCCCAGGAACAGGTGGATGTCGTGGTACACCAGGTCCTGGGCGACGAGCACGCCCTGCTCGGGCAGCTTGATCACCAGCTCGTCGGCCGCCTCGCCGCCGGTGTGGGCCTCGAACACGAACGGCACGCCGTCGATCACCTCGGTGCCCGGTTCGATGACCACCGCCGGGGTGACTTCGGCTGTCAGGATGGGGGCGCCGGTCGGGTCCTGGCCGTCGTCGAGGGCCGCGATCTGGTCGCGGACCACGGCGAGCGCGTGCACCGGGGCGCCGAAGCGGTTGGCGCCGCCGAAGTGGTCGGGGTGGGCGTGGGTGATGATCACCCGATCGAGGGGCTTGCCCAGGCCCCGGGCGTAGGCCGCGACCTCGTCGGCGTAGCCGCGGACGAACTGCGCGTCGACGACGACGACCCGCGACGGGGTCTCGATCAGCTGGGTGGTGACGTTGACGCTGTCGTCCGGCGCCATGTAGCTGTGCAGGCGCACCGCGCCCTTGTCGATGACGGTGATCGTGCCGTTCATGATCGCTCCTCCTGGTCGGACGGCGCCCTGTCGGCGTCGCGATCACCACTTTCGTCCCGCAACCGCAGGCCGGCGAGATACCGTGGAGACTCACCATGGTCAAAAGCGGACACGGAGCCGTGATGTCGATCCCGAACCTCGGCTTCGCCCCGCCGGAGGCCGGCGTCCCCGGCTTCGAGATCGTCGGCCTGGCCACCCTGCACGGCCGGATGCGGCGCCCCGGCGAGCTCCACCGCGTCGCCTTCCACAGCCTCACGCTGGTCACCGCGGGAACCGGCACGCGCACGGTCGACTTCGTGACCCACCCCTGCCGCCCGGGCACGCTGCTGTGGGTCCGGCCGGGCCAGGTCCAGCGCTACGGCGACCTCGGCACCACGGACGGCGTGCACCTGATGTTCACCCCGGCCTTCCCGCCGTCGTTCAGCGGCGCCGAGCACCTGGTCAGCGCGTGGTACGGCCCGGTCTGCCACCAGCTGGGGACGAGCCCGGAGTACGCCGTGCTCGCCACGCTGCTGAGCCAGCTGCGCGCGGAGGCCGCCCGTCCGCCGGGGACGGTGTCGGCGGAGATCCTCGGGCTGCAGCTCGCGGCGCTGCTCCTGCACGTCGGCCGGCTGCCCGACGACCGCCCACGCGCGGGCGGCGACGTCTACGCCCGCTTCCGCGCCGAGCTCGAACGGTCGTACGCGACGGTGCGCCGCGCGGAGGACTACGCCCACCGCCTCGGCTACACGGTGAAGACGCTGACCCGCGCCTGCGTGGCCGCCACCGGCCAGCCGGTCAAGCACGTCATCGACGGCCGCGTGGCGCTGGAAGCCCAGCGCCTGCTGGCCCACACGGACGAGCCGGTCGCGGCCGTCGCGCGCCGGCTCGGGTTCAGCGAGCCGACCAACTTCGGCAAGTTCTTCACACGCCGGACCGGCAGTACGCCGGGGGAATTCCGGCGGGTGCACCGGCCGTCGAATCCGTCGAACGAGCCGTTTCGTTACCCGGCCGAGCCTGCGGACGCTTGACGGCGGCAGGTATGACTGCGTAGACATGTCAGCGCAGTCACACGGTTCACCAGGCACGATGCCTCGGGTGAGCGAAGCACCGGGAGAAGCAATGACGCGATCGGGCCGGGGTGGGAATTCGTCCGCACCCAGCAGCAAGGACGTGGCCCTGGCCGCCGGCGTCTCGCAGAAGACCGTCTCCCGGGTCTTCAACAACGAGCAGTACGTCTCGGCCGACGTCCGGCAGCGGGTGCTGGCCGCCGCCGAAGAGATCGGCTACCGGCCCAACAACGCCGCCCGGGCGCTCGCGTCCGGCCGGACCCGCTCGATCGGGGTCGTCACGCTGGGCACCGGGCTCTACGGGCCCGCGTCCCTGCTCGTCGGCATCGAACGGGCCGTGCAGAACGCCGGCTACGCGCTGCGCGTGGTCAGCACCCTGGAGGGTGACCCCTCCGGCGTCGCCGGCGCCGTCGAGTCGCTGCTCGAGCAGGGCGTCGACGGCATCGTCATCTCCGAACCCATCGACGAGGGCCCGCTGGCCCTGCAGGTGGACGTCCCGGTCCTGGTCTTCGGCGCCCCGCCGTCGTTCACCGCCCCCCGGCTGATCACCGCGGGCGTGATCTCGGAAGAGCTCGCCCGGATCGCCACGGACCACCTGCTCGACCTCGGGCACGAGACCGTCCACCACATCGCGGGCCCGCGGCGGTGGTACGCGGCCCGCGACCGGGCCGAGGGCTGGCGCAAGGCGCTGCGGGCCCGCGGCGCGGTGGAGCCGCCGGTCGTCGACGGCGACTGGTCGGCATCGTCCGGGTACGCCGCCGGGCGGGTGCTGGCCGCCGGCGACGTCACCGCCGTGTTCGCGGCCAACGACGACATGGCCATCGGGCTGATCCGCGCGCTGCTCGAAGCGGGCAGGCGGGTCCCCGAGGACGTGAGCGTCGTCGGCTTCGACGACACGCCCATCTCCGCCTACGTCACGCCGCCGCTGACCACCGTGCGGCAGCCGTTCGACCCGATGGCGACCGCGGGCCTGCGTCTGCTCGTGCACGCCATCGAACAGCCGCAGGCCGCCGACCTCGAACCCGAGACACCACCGCTCGAGCTCGTCGTCCGCGCTTCGACCGCCCGCTTCGCCGTCCACCCGGGCTGACCGTCCGGAACCCGGCTTCGCGCATTCCCCTCACTCCCCACCGGTGTGCCCGGCACGCCGCATTCCGCCCCCAGGAGTTCCGTCATGCCCGAACTCGTCCCGAACCACGCCTTCAGCCGCCGGTCCTTCCTCGCCGCGGCCGGCGCGGTCTCGCTCGGTGCCGCACTGGCCGCGTGCAGCGGCGGCGGGAGCACCGCCGCGCCCGCCGCCGAGAAGGTGAGCCAGGCCGACATCGACAAGGCGATGGCGACGCCCACCGAACTGGTCTTCTGGAGCTGGGCCCCGGAGATCGAGCAGGAAGTCGCCCTGTTCACGAAGAAGTACCCGGCGATCAAGGTCACCGTGCAGAACGCCGGCCAGGGCACGCCGCAGTACACGAAGCTGCGGACCGCGCTGCAGGCCGGCACCGGCGCGCCCGACCTGGCGCAGGTCGAGTTCCAGTACCTGCCGACCTTCACGGTCCTCGACAGCCTGCTCGACCTCCGCCCGTACGGCGCCGACGCGCTGAAGGCCAAGTTCGTCGACTGGACGTGGGGCCAGGTCAGCGGCCCGAACGGCGAGGTCTTCGCCATCCCGCAGGACACCGGCCCGATGGGCCTGCTCTACCGGCAGGACATCTTCGACCGATACGGCATCGCGGTGCCGAAGACGTGGGACGAGTTCGCGGACGCGGCGCGGAAACTGCACGCCGCCGCACCGGACGTCTACCTGACCAACCTCGCCTCCAACCAGCCGGCGGCCTGGCACGGCCTGCTCTGGCAGGCGGGCGACAAGCCCTACACGATGTCCGGCAAGAGCGACATCACGGTCGCCGTCAACAGCCCGGCCGCCAAGAAGCTCGCCGGCTACTGGGGCGGGCTGGCCAAGGAAGGCGTCATCGGGACCGAGACGGACTTCACCGACTCCTGGTACGCCTCGCTCAACAACGGCAAGTACGCCACCTGGATCACCGCGGCCTGGGGCCCGGCCTTCCTGTCCGGCTCGGCCAAGGCCACCGCGGGCAAGTGGCGGGCCGCGCCGCTCCCGCAGTGGGACGCGGCCAAGCCGAGCTCCGGCAACTGGGGCGGCTCGACCACGGCGGTGCTGAAGGGCACGAAGAACCCGATCGCGGCGGCGATGTTCGCGCAGTTCCTCAACAGCGACCCCGAATCGGCGAAGATGTTCGCCACCAAGCAGCTGTTCTTCCCGGCGACCAAGGCCCTGCTCGCCGACCCGTCGTTCGCCGGCGACACCCCGTCGTTCTACGGTGGCCAGAAGGTCAACGAGGTGTTCAGCGCGATCGGCGAGACCGTCTCACCGGAGTTCCAGTGGCCGCCGTTCCTCGACCAGGCCGTGACCGACTGGACCGAGACCGTCGGCAAGTCGCTGGCGGACAAGACCGACACGGTCGCCGCGCTCGACCAGTGGCAGTCGCGGATCACCACGTTCGCCAAGAACCAGGGCTTCACGGTCCAGGGCGGGTGAGCGCGGTGAAGCACCGTTCCGCCGGGCCGTGGTTCGTGGCCCCGTTCCTGATCCTGTTCGCGCTGTTCTTCATCACCCCGCTGGCGTATGCCGCCTACCTCAGTTTCTTCCAGCACAAGCTGATCGGCGGCACGGTCTTCGTCGGCCTGGACAACTACGTCAAGGCCGTCACCGATCCCCAGTTCCTCCGGGGCGTGCTGCGGGTGGCGACGTTCTTCGTCATCCAGGTGCCGGTGATGCTGCTGCTGGCGCTGCTGTTCGCGCTCGCGCTCGACAGCGGCCTGATGCGGCTGTCGAAGGTGGTCCGCCTGGGCGTCTTCGTCCCGTACGCGGTGCCCAGCGTCGTCGCGACGCTGATGTGGGGCTACCTCTACGGCCAGGACTACGGGCCGTTCGCCCAGCTGAGCTCGTTCTTCGGGCTGCCGGTGCCGAAGTTCCTCAGCGACAGCTGGATGCTCGGCAGCCTCGCGAACGTCGTCACGTGGGAGTTCGTCGGCTACAACATGATCATCCTCTACGCCGCGCTGCGGACCATTCCGGGCGAGCTCTACGAAGCGGCCGAAGTGGACGGTGCCGGCGCCTGGCGCACGGCCTGGTCGATCAAGCTCCCGGCGCTGCGCCCGGCACTGCTGCTGACCCTGCTGTTCTCCGTGATCGGCAGCTTCCAGCTGTTCAACGAACCCAAGCTGCTCAAGACGATCGCGCCCAACGTCATCGACAGCGGGTACACGGCCAACCTGTACGCGTACTCGCTCGCCTTCACCGGCCAGCAGGTCAACTACGCGGCCACCGTGTCGTTCCTGCTGGGCCTGGTCATCGTCGTCATCTCGTACACGATCCTGATCACCGCCAACCGCCGGAGCCGGAGGGCCGCCGCATGACCCGCCGTCGCAGCGTTCCGCTGACCGTCGCCATGCTCGCCGCGCTGGCCTACTTCCTGCTGCCGCTGTGCTGGCTGGTCATCGCCTCGACCAAGAGCACCCAGGACCTGTTCACGACGTTCGGGCTGTGGTTCTCGAAGGCGCCACAGCTGTTCACCAACATCGGCGACACGCTGTCGCACCAGGACGGGGTCTTCGTGCGCTGGCTGCTGAACACGATCGGCTACGCCGTCGTCAGCGCGCTCGGCGCCGCCCTGCTCGCCGCGGCCGCCGGGTACGGGTTCGCGAAGTACCGCTTCCGCGGCCACGGCGCCGGCTTCAACCTCGTGCTCGGCGCCGTCATGGTGCCCGCGACGGCCCTGGCCATCCCGACCTACCTGCTGTTCTCCCAGGTCGGCCTGGTCAACACGCCGTGGGCGGTGATCCTGCCGTCGCTGGTCAACCCGTTCGGGCTCTACCTGATGCGGATCTACGCCCAGGACGCCGTCCCGGACAGCGTCATCGAGGCCGCCCGGATCGACGGGGCGGGCGAGGCCCGGATCTTCTTCCGGATCGGGCTGCGGATGCTGGCGCCGGGCCTGGTCACCGTCGTGCTCTTCACGCTGGTGGCCACCTGGAACAACTACTTCCTGCCGCTGATCATGCTCAACGACCAGAACCTGTACCCGGTCACCCTCGGCCTCGCGCTCTGGGCGGACCAGGCCCAGAACGGCGGCGCCGGCACGAGCGGCGAGATGCTGCCGCTGGTGCTGACCGGTTCCCTGCTCTCGATCCTGCCCCTCGTCGTGGCTTTCCTGTTCCTGCAGCGGTACTGGCAGAGCGGGCTCGCCGCCGGCGCCGTCAAGCAGTGAAATCAATCCATTGTGGAGGTTCACCCATGGCGGTCCTGCCCGCCCGCGTCCTGTTCGGTGCCGCCTACTACCACGAGTACCAGCCGTACGAGCGGCTCAAGACCGACCTCGACCTGATGACCGAGGCCCGGTTCACCGTGATCCGCGTCGGCGAGTCGGTGTGGTCCACGTGGGAGCCGGAGAACGGCCGCTTCGACCTGGACTGGCTGCAGCCGGTCCTCGACGGCGCCCACGAGCGCGGGATTTCCGTGGTCCTCGGGACGCCGACGTACGCGGTGCCGCCGTGGCTGGCCCGGCAGTACCCGGAGATCACCGGCGAACGGGCGACCGGGCAGCGCATCGGCTGGGGTGCCCGCCAGGAGGTCGACTTCACGCACCCGGCGTTCCGGTTCCACGCCGAGCGCGTGATCCACAAGATCCTCGCCCGCTACGCGGAACACCCGGCCGTGATCGGGTTCCAGGTGGACAACGAGCCGGGGCTGGAGCTGTTCCACAACCACGGCGTCTTCCAGCGGTTCGTCGACCACCTGCGGGCGAAGTACGGCGACGTCGAGACGCTCAACCGCGAGTGGGGCCTGGTCTACTGGTCGCACCGGCTCTCGACGTGGGCCGACCTGTGGACCCCGGACGGCAACGCCCAGCCGCAGTACGACGTCGCCTGGCGGGAGTTCCAGGCCCGCCAGACCACCGAGTTCATCGCCTGGCAGGCGGATATCGTCCGCCAGTACTCGCGGCCGGAGCAGTTCGTCACCACGTGCATCTCCTACACGCGGCCGGCGGTCGAGGACGACGAGCTCACCGACAGCCTCGACATCGCCTCGGGCAACCCGTACTACGCGATGCAGGAGGGTCTGCAGCTGCCGGACCCGACCCCGGTCGGCCACGAGCAGAAGTGGAAGACCACCGGTGTCTGGTCGCTGTACCAGACCGCCGACTGGATGTTCTCTTCGCGCCAGGCGCCGTTCCTGGTCACCGAGACCAACGCCATGCACATCGGCCAGACCTGGGACAACCGGCCCGCGTTCGACGGCCAGTGGCGCCAGGCCGCCTGGGCGCTCGTCGCGCGCGGGGCCCGGATGATCGAGTACTGGCACTGGCACACGCTGCACTTCGGCGCCGAGACCTACTGGGGCGGGATCCTGCCGCACAGCGGACGGCCCGGCCGCACCTACGCCGAGCTCGCCCGCCTCGGCGAGGAGTTCGAGCTCGCCGGTGCCGCGGTCGCCGGGCTCGAGCCGGACGCGGACCTCACGATGGTGTACTCGACGCCGAGCAAGTGGCTCATGCAGAAGTACCCGGCACTGTCCACACCGGACGGCGAGCCGGACGCGGCGTCGTACCACCGGTTCTTCGACCCGTTCTACCGCGGCGCCTTCGACGCGGGCCGCCAGGTCCGGATCGTCCACATCCGGCAGCTGCACGACCCCCGCGGGGAACGCGAAGGCGTGGCACCGGAAGAAGCCGCCCGGCGGCACCCGGTCCTGGTCGTCCCCGCGCTGTACCTGGCCGCGGACAGCACGCTGGACTGGCTGGCCGCCTACGCCCGCGCGGGCGGCCACCTGGTCCTCGGCCCGCGCACCGGCTACGCCGACCACGAGGGGCGGGCGCGGCACGAATCGGCGCCCGGACGGCTCGTCGACGCCGCCGGCGTCCGGTACGACGAGTTCAGCAACCTCGGCGCCGACGTCCCGCTCAAGCCGGTGCCGGGCAGCCCACTGGAGCTGCCGCCGGGTGCGGCGGCGACGCGCTGGGTCGACGGCCTGACAGTGCTCGACGCGCAGGTGCTCGCCGAGTACGACCACCCGCACTTCGGCCGCTGGCCCGCGATCACCTCGCGGCCGGAGGGGGACGGGCGGGTGACGTACGTCGGCACGGTCCCGGACGCCGCGTCCGGCCGGGCTTTGGCCGAGTGGCTGGTGCCGCTGCCGTCGCACGCGTGGCCGAACCTGCCGGAGCCCGTGACCGCGACCACCGGGACCGCGCCCGGCGGCCGCCGGGTGCACATCGTCCACAACTGGAGCTGGAACCCCACCACCGTGACCGCGCCCGCGCCGCTGTCCGATCTGCTCGACGGCACGAACGTGCCGACGGGGATGGCCCTGAGCCTCGGCCCGTGGGACGTCCGCGTCTTCGTCGAACGAACCCCTACAAGGAAGTAGCGAGGTAGCGATGGTCCCCACCCGACGATCCTTCAAGGCGGTGCTGCTCGTCGTCGTCGCGGCGCTGCTGGGCGCGAGCCCGGCGGCGACCGCGCAGACGAGCGGCCCGACGACGATCTTCCAGCCGACGGCCGCCGCGGGGTACGCCAATCCCGGCGCGATGTACGCGCGGGCGATCACCCTGCACCACAACGGCGAGGCCAACGGGACGCTGTTCTCGACGTTCGAGGTCTACCGGAGCGCGGGTGCCCCGGCGTTCCCGGTGTACCGCAGCGGCGACGCCGGGAAGAGCTGGACGTACGTCTCCCAGGTGACCGACACGGTCAACGGCTACGGCATGCGCTGGAACCCGGAGATCTACGAGCTGCCGGACCGGCTCGGCACGCTCCCGGCGGGCACCCTGCTCGTCTCGGGGCTGTCGGTGCCCGCGGACATGCACTCCACCGAGATCCTGCTCTACGCCAGTACCGATCTCGGGAAGACGTGGAAGCTGCTGAGCTCCGTGGCCAAGGGCGGCGTGGCGTCGGTGTCCGATCCGAACACGCCGATCTGGGAACCGGTGCTGCTCATGCGCAACGGCAAGCTGATCGTGTACTACTCCGACCAGCGAGACAACGCGCACCACTCGCAGAAGCTCGTCCACCAGGTCACCACCGACGGCCGGACGTGGGGGCCGGTGGTCGACGACGTCGCCTACCCGGCGCAGCGGGCGCGGCCCGGCATGGCGACGGTCGCCGAGCTGCCCGGCGGCCGGTGGATCATGACCTACGAGTACTGCAACGCGCCGCAGGGCAGCTGCCCGGTGTACTACAAGATCGCCACCGACCCGGAGAAGTTCGGCCAGGCCGACGACAACCAGATCGTCCTCGACAACGGCGCGAAGCCGTGCTGCCAGCCGTTCGTCGTCTGGACGCCGTCGGGTGGGCCGCAGGGCACGATCGTGGTCAGCAACGGCGGCGGGACCGACCTCGCCGTCAACACCGCGGGTGGTGATCCCACGCAGTGGCGGTCGCAGGCGTCCAACGCCCCCGGCGGGTACAGCCGCGGCCTGATGGTGATGCCGGACGGCAACACCGTCATGTCGATCACCGGCGGCTGGCACGACAGCACCTACCTCAACACCGTCGAGTTCGCCCTCGACCACGTCGCCCCGGGCCTTTCGACGGGGGCGACGTACACGCTGACCAACGACCACTCGCGCCTGAACCTGGGCGTCAACGGCTCGTCGGTGGTCCAGCAGAGCGCCGCGACGCCCTGGGTGATCACCCGCCAGCCGACCGGGTACTTCACGGTGGCCACCGGCGGCCGCGTCCTGTCTGTCGTCGGCGGGTCCACACTGGACGGTGCGTGGCTGGAGCTGCGCACGCCCTCGCCGGGTTCGGCGACCCAGGAATGGGCGGTCGTCCAGCAGCCGGACGGGACGTACGAGCTGGCGAACCGCAAGAGCGGCAAGCTCCTGGAGGACCTCGCCTGGGCCACGACGCCGGGCGCCCCGATGGCGCAGTGGTCGGACGCCGACGGCCGCAACCAGCGCTGGACGCTGCACCAGACGGCGCTGCCGAACCTGACGACCGGCGACTTCACGATCCAGAACAAGCTGGGCAAGTACCTGGAGATCGCGGCCGGTTCGACGGCCCCGGGCACCCAGGCCGACCAGTGGTGGTACGCCAACCAGCCGTGGCACCTGTGGCGCTTCACCACGGCGAACGGCGGCTACCGGATCGTGAACGCGAAGTCCGGCCTGGCCCTGACCGACACCCACCCGGCGGCCGGCGAGGCGATCACCCAGACGGCCGTCGACCCGGGCAACGCCCAGCAGGTGTGGACGCTGGTGCCGAGCGGGGACCAGACGCTGATCAAGAACGCGGGCAGCGGCCGGTACATCACCATCGCAGGCGGCTCGCCGTCGAACCTGGCGAAGGCGGTGTCCTGGACGAAGATCGAGACGCCTGACCAGTTCTGGACGGTGCGCCGGATCAACTGAGGCCCCCGCGGGTGGTGCGGTGGCTCCCGCCGCACCACCCGGCCGGCCCAGCGCGGCCGCCGCGTCAGCGCGCGGCGGCCGCCACCGCACGGGCGCGGTCGGCCAGCCGGGCGGTGGCGTGCAGCACCGTCACGACCGAGCCGAGTGCGACCGCGCGGTCGCCCAGCTGTCCTTTGCAGACAGTCACCTGTGCGCCGGCGAAAGGGAGGGCGTCGCGCAGGAGCGCGCTGCGCAGTGGTGGCAGCAGAAGCTCGTAGGCGGCGGCGAGCTCGCCGCCGATGATCACGCGGTCCGGGTTGACCAGGTTGCCCAGGACGGCGATGGCCGTGCCGAGGCGGTGGCCCGCGTCGGTGAGCACCCGGACGCAGGCGCGGTCGCCCGCGAGGGCGTGCCGGATGAGGTCGACGGCCGTGAGCTCGGTGCCGTGGCGGGCGCGCAGCTGGTCGAGCAGCGCCGGCAGGCTGACGTACGTCTCGAGGCAGCCGCGGTTGCCGCAGCGGCAGATCCGGCCGGCCGGGTCGACGGTCATGTGCCCGAACTCCGCGGCCGTGCCGCACGAACCGCGGAACAGCCTGCCGCCCAGGACGAAGCCGGCGCCGATGCCGGTGCCGAGCTTGACGTAGACGGCGACCTGGGCGCCCTGGCCCGCGCCCCAGGTGACTTCGGCCAGCGCGCCGAGGTTGCCGACGTTGTCGACGATCACGGGCAGGCCGAGCAGGGCGCCGAGCTCCTCGGCCGGCCGCAGCCCGACCCAGCTCGGCGCGATGCTGGACGAGCCGACCGTGCCCGTCAGCGTGTTGACCGGTCCCGGCAGCCCGGCCCCGACGCCGAGCACCATGCTCTGCTTGACCCCCGCGGCGGCGAGCGCGTCCCGCGCGAGCGTGGCCGCGATCCGCAGCGCGTCCCGGGCGTCGTGGTCGCGGTCGAGCGGGCGGAGCTGCTCGGCCAGCACCGTGTGCGCCAGATCGGCGACGATCACGCGGATGTGCGTGTGCCCGAAGTCGATGCCGACGACGGCGCCGGCGGCGGGGTTGAGGGTGAGCAGGGTGCCCGGCCGGCCCTGTTTCGGCGGCCCGCCGGGACCCGGGCTGCCGTTCTCCACGATCAGGCCGTCCTGGTACAGCGCGCCGACGACGTTCGACACCGTGGCCCGCGAGACGTCCAGCAGGCGCGCGATGTCCGCCCGGGTCAGGGGACCGCGGGTGCGGAGGAGCTCGACCACCCGTTCGTGATTTCCCGGCCGGGTCCCCGGGCGCTGTGTCACCACACCCGAGATGTACCCGGTCGCCGCCGAAACGACAAGGATTGAACATATTCGACGGCATTCGACTGCGGGTGACGACTTTTCGGGCAGTTTTGTCCAGCTGGTTGACACATTGGGGCCCGTGGTTCCAGCATCAATGCTGCCGAGCAAGCGGTCAAACGATCACCGGATGCGTACCGGCGGCCGCGGCTCACCCGTTCGAACCACTCTCGCCCAAGGATGTGCGGATGTGAAACAGAACCGGTATCCCGGCGCCCTGCGCGCCGCACCCCGCTAGCCCCGTTGCCGACGCGGAGACCGCCGAAGCTCGATCGGCGGTCCGGGTGCCTTCCGCCGGAGTGTTAGCGCTAACACTGATCGCTCCCCGGAAACGGCCACCGCGTCGCCGCGGCTTTTCGAGCGGAAATGCGTGCCGTCCCCACGGAGGTGACCATGACTGTCCTCGACCTTTCCGATCCGCGGCCGACCCTGGCCGACGTGGCCAGGGTCGCCGGTGTCTCGTCGGCCACGGCGTCCCGGGTGCTCAACGGTTTTCCCCAGGTGCGCGCCGAGACCCGGCGCCAGGTCGAACAGGCCGTGCGGTCGCTCGGCTACGTCCGGCAGCGCGCGGCCCGCGCGGGGGAGGGGCAGCGGACCGGCACGGTCGCCGTCGTCATGTGTGAAGACGGCCTGCGGCTGTTCTCCGACCCGTTCTTCGGCCGGATCATGGGCGGCATCAACCGCGTGTTCACCGCCGCGGGCGTGCAGGTCGTGGTGCTGATGATGCCGTCGGCCGGCCAGGCCGCCACCTTCCGCTACCTCGGCGGCGGCCACGTCGACGGGGCGCTGTTCGTGAGCACGCACGCGCGGTACACGACGGCGTTGTCCCACGCCGATCTCCCGGTGGTCAGCGCGGGGCGGCCGATGGTGCCGGATCCTGCCCAGTGCACGTACGTCGACGTCGACAACCGCGGCGGCGCCGAGGCGGCGGTACGGCACCTGCTCGCCGCCGGGCGACGGCGGATCGCCACGGTCGCCGGCCCGAAGGACATGGCGCCGGGCCGCGACCGGCTCGCCGGCTACGCCGCCGCGATCTCCGGCTCGGCTCTCGTCGACCCGGGGCTGGTGGCCCACGGCGACTTCGGCCAGGCCTCCGGCGAGCACGCGACGCGGCAGCTGCTCGACCGGAGGCCCGACCTGGACGCGGTGTTCGCCGCCTCCGACGTGATGGCGGTGGGCGTGCTCCGGGCCCTGCGCCGCACTGGCCGCCGGGTGCCCGACGACGTGGCGGTGATCGGGTTCGACAACGCGCCGGTGTCGCGGAGGACGGATCCGCCGTTGACGACGGTGAGCCAGCCGGTGGAGGCGCTGGGGGCGCGGGCGGCGGGCGAGCTGCTCGCGGTGCTCGACGGGACCGTGCGGCAGCCGCGCCGGGTGGTGCTGGGGACGAGCCTGGTGGTCCGGGCTTCGGCGTGAGCGCGCGGCCGCCGGGAGGCGGCAAGCTACACTGGCGCGTACGTGTTACTGAGCGGTCGCTTAGTGACCTTGTTCACGAGGTGCCCGGCACGGCAGGCGGCAGGTGGGCCGCCGGGCCGGCAGGTGCCCAGGTCGGAGCTGTTTCCGCCGTGGATGGCGGGTGGCTGACGGGCGTCGCGAACGGGGGTGTTGCCGACGTCAAGGTGACCATTTCCGGTCGTTGTGGTGACCTCGGAGTGACACGTGAGTGACCGGTGAGGGGTGGGCAGCGTGCAGGAACGGACAGCGGGGGATCCCTGTGGTGGCACGGCCGTCGTGCTGCCCGACCCGGCGCGCTCGATCGGCGTGCTCACCTCGACACTGGCCACGCTCGGCAACAGCCGGACGCTCGACGCCATCGCGCGCTCGGCCGCGGCCGAGGGGTACGCGATCAAGCTGATGCCGCTGGGCAGGCCGACTCGCGACGGGGTCACCGACGCCTTCCGGGAACTGCGGAACCACGACGTCGACGGCCTGGTCGTGCTGGTCGAGGAATACGACCTGGATTGGCCGGGAATCGTTTTCCCGCAAGCCATCCCGGTCGTCGTCGTCGATTCCAACGCCCGCGCCGGCTACCCGACGGTGGACACCGACCAGGCGCAGGGGGCGGTGCTCGCGACCGAGCACCTGCTCAAGCTCGGCCACGAGACCGTCTGGCACATCGCGGGTCCGACGGACTCCTTCGCGGCCGAGCACCGGCAGGGGGCCTGGCGGCAGACGCTGACCCGGTTCGACCGCACGGTGCCGTTGCCGGTGGTCGGCGAC belongs to Amycolatopsis tolypomycina and includes:
- a CDS encoding substrate-binding domain-containing protein; translated protein: MQERTAGDPCGGTAVVLPDPARSIGVLTSTLATLGNSRTLDAIARSAAAEGYAIKLMPLGRPTRDGVTDAFRELRNHDVDGLVVLVEEYDLDWPGIVFPQAIPVVVVDSNARAGYPTVDTDQAQGAVLATEHLLKLGHETVWHIAGPTDSFAAEHRQGAWRQTLTRFDRTVPLPVVGDWTAESGYTLGRVLAHDPAVTAVFAANDQMALGLLRALHEAGRSVPGEVSVVGFDDMVEAASFWPPLTTVRQSFAELGRQVVRTLLDEVRSGARAVTLERVPVSLVVRGSTGRPPW
- a CDS encoding LacI family DNA-binding transcriptional regulator gives rise to the protein MTVLDLSDPRPTLADVARVAGVSSATASRVLNGFPQVRAETRRQVEQAVRSLGYVRQRAARAGEGQRTGTVAVVMCEDGLRLFSDPFFGRIMGGINRVFTAAGVQVVVLMMPSAGQAATFRYLGGGHVDGALFVSTHARYTTALSHADLPVVSAGRPMVPDPAQCTYVDVDNRGGAEAAVRHLLAAGRRRIATVAGPKDMAPGRDRLAGYAAAISGSALVDPGLVAHGDFGQASGEHATRQLLDRRPDLDAVFAASDVMAVGVLRALRRTGRRVPDDVAVIGFDNAPVSRRTDPPLTTVSQPVEALGARAAGELLAVLDGTVRQPRRVVLGTSLVVRASA